A portion of the Colias croceus chromosome 25, ilColCroc2.1 genome contains these proteins:
- the LOC123703143 gene encoding UDP-glucosyltransferase 2-like, with protein MSDNELLIAIDKISSIKSVCVFQIISRSRDTMKLQSFLYVIVLIANIISIANAARILAVFPTPSISHQVAFRPLTQELARRGHDVTVITPDPAFPKGQAPANLTEIDVHFSYDFFGGIFDMHQGDKGGLIRQVQEIFESMTTIFEKQLQVPESRKLFDQNFDLIIMEAHVRPALGLGHVFNAPVIQFSSLGAGGAVYNMFGAPSHQLLYPSPVANRLYDLTLFEKAEELLKNSFIEYIVSTTEEFEYQMMKRTFGDDVPNYEELEKNVQLLFLNEHPIWADNHPVPPNIVYVGGIHQSPQRELPQEFKTILDASKNGVIYVSFGSNVKPSLLPPEKLAVMTKILSKLPYDVLWKWDGEELPVKASNIKFYKWFPQVDLLKHPKVKLFITQGGIQSADETINAAVPVIGIPMIADQWYNVEKYVKHGVGLKIDLSELTEATFENAVRRVIEDKSFKNNMIRLRSLMREHPVPPLELAVWWVEHILRHGGQHLRSPAAGLTWTQYYEVPLVLTILAVCLSIIVVIILLVFCIVRKLFCIKSNLRSKTKIS; from the exons ATGAGTGATAATGAGTTATTAATCGCAATAGATAAAATATCTTCAATAAAATCAGTATGCGTATTTCAAATAATCAGTCGGAGTCGAGACACAATGAAGTTACAAAGCTTTCTTTACGTAATAGTTTTAATagcaaatataatttcaatagcAAACGCGGCACGAATATTAGCAGTATTTCCAACACCATCGATAAGCCATCAAGTAGCGTTTCGACCGTTAACACAAGAACTAGCAAGGAGAGGTCATGATGTTACAGTTATTACCCCAGATCCTGCCTTTCCCAAAGGCCAGGCTCCGGCCAACTTGACGGAGATCGATGTCCATTTCTCTTACGATTTCTTCGGAGGAATCTTTGATATGCATCAAGGAGATAAAGGAGGACTTATCAGGCAGGTTCAGGAAATTTTCGAAAGTATGACAACGATTTTTGAAAAACAGTTGCAAGTACCAGAATCAAGGAAGTTGTTTGATCagaattttgatttaataataatggaaGCGCATGTGCGACCTGCTTTAGGATTAGGTCATGTGTTCAATGCCCCAGTTATTCAATTCAGTTCGTTGGGAGCTGGTGGCGCCGTTTACAATATGTTTGGAGCACCATCACATCAGCTTTTGTATCCATCTCCAGTCGCGAACAGGCTATACGACCTAACTCTCTTTgaaaaagctgaagagttgtTGAAGAATTCATTCATTGAATATATTGTATCAACCACAGAGGAATTTGAATATCAAATGATGAAAAGAACTTTTGGTGATGACGTGCCGAATTATGAAGAGCTAGAAAAAAATGTCcagttattgtttttaaatgaacATCCGATTTGGGCGGATAACCACCCTGTGCCACCTAATATTGTTTATGTTGGAGGTATTCATCAAAGTCCACAACGAGAATTACCCcag gaatttaaaacaattttagatGCATCGAAGAATGGAGTTATATACGTCAGTTTCGGTTCTAACGTCAAACCTTCCTTATTACCACCGGAAAAGCTTGCAGTAATGACAAAGATTTTGTCTAAATTACCATACGACGTATTATGGAAGTGGGACGGAGAGGAGCTGCCAGTGAAAGCAagcaatattaaattttataaatggttCCCCCAAGTTGATCTTTTAA aaCACCCGAAAGtcaagttatttataactcaaGGTGGTATACAATCAGCAGACGAAACAATCAACGCGGCTGTACCAGTTATCGGTATTCCAATGATTGCTGACCAATGGTACAATGTCGAGAAATACGTGAAACATGGAGTTGGTCTGAAAATAGATCTGTCTGAATTAACTGAGGCAACTTTCGAGAACGCTGTGAGGAGAGTTATTGAAGACAAAAG TTTCAAGAACAACATGATAAGACTCCGTTCGCTCATGAGGGAGCACCCAGTGCCGCCACTAGAGCTTGCTGTGTGGTGGGTGGAGCATATACTGCGACATGGCGGTCAGCACCTGCGCTCCCCCGCAGCGGGGCTCACCTGGACACAGTATTATGAAGTGCCCTTGGTCCTCACTATTTTAGCTGTATGTTTGAGTATCATTGTAGTCATAATTTTACTggtattttgtattgtaaggaagcttttttgtattaaaagtaatttacggagtaaaacaaaaattagttaa
- the LOC123703020 gene encoding UDP-glucosyltransferase 2-like, producing MKLQSLVLVIVLIANIISITNAARILAVFPTPAISHQVAFRPLTHELARRGHNVTVITPDPAFPKGHAPANLTEIDVHFSYNFFPRIFDMHQGDKGGLIRKIQEYVKSLTKIFEKQLQVPESKKLFNQKFDLIIVEAHIRPALGLGHVFNAPVIQFSSLGAGPNNYKMFGAPSHPFLYPSPAAQRLYDLTLFEKAEELLKNSFIDYIVSTAKEFEYQMMKRTFGNDVPNYQELEKNVQLLFLNEHPIWADNHPVPTNIVYIGGIHQSPKRELPQLLMTNTCALNKCNGIKKSNKNFPQVIFFLFQEFKTILDSSKNGAIYVSFGSNVKPSLLPPEKLAVMTNVLSKLPYDVLWKWDGEELPVKASNIKFYKWFPQVDLLKHPSVKLFITQGGIQSADETINAAVPVIGIPMIGDQWYNVQKYVKHGVGLQIDLSELTEATFENAVRRVIEDKSFKSNMIRLRSLMREHPVPPLELAVWWVEHTLRHGGQHLRSPAAGLTWTEYYEVPLVLTVLAIVLSIFLVIVLLVLYVVRIVRKYVSSKSYIRNKQKVN from the exons ATGAAGTTACAAAGTTTAGTTTTAGTAATAGTTTTAATagcaaatataatttcaataacaaaCGCGGCACGAATATTAGCAGTATTTCCAACACCAGCGATAAGCCATCAAGTAGCGTTTCGACCGTTAACACACGAGCTAGCAAGGAGAGGTCATAATGTTACAGTTATCACACCAGACCCTGCCTTTCCTAAAGGCCATGCTCCGGCTAATTTGACTGAAATTGATGTCCATTTCTCTTACAATTTCTTCCCACGAATCTTTGATATGCATCAAGGAGATAAAGGAGGACTTATCAGGAAGATTCAGGAATATGTCAAAAGTCTTACAAAGATATTTGAAAAACAGTTGCAAGTACCAGAATCAAAGAAGTTGTTTAATCAGAAGTTTGATTTAATAATCGTGGAAGCGCATATTCGACCTGCTTTAGGATTAGGCCATGTATTCAACGCTCCCGTTATTCAGTTCAGTTCATTGGGAGCTGGTCCcaacaattacaaaatgttTGGAGCACCATCGCATCCCTTTTTATATCCGTCCCCAGCTGCTCAAAGGCTGTACGACCTAACTCTCTTTGAAAAAGCAGAAGAGTTGCTGAAGAATTCATTCATTGATTATATTGTATCAACAGCAAAGGAATTTGAATACCAAATGATGAAAAGAACTTTTGGCAATGACGTGCCGAATTATCAAGAGCTAGAGAAGAATGTCcagttgttatttttaaacgaacACCCGATTTGGGCGGATAATCATCCTGTGCCAACTAACATTGTTTATATTGGAGGTATTCATCAAAGTCCAAAACGAGAATTACCTCAG TTATTAATGACAAATACGTGTgcgttaaataaatgtaatggaATTAAGAAGAGCAATAAAAACTTTCCTCAAGTgatcttttttttgtttcaggaatttaaaacaattttagatTCATCGAAGAATGGGGCTATATACGTCAGTTTCGGTTCTAACGTCAAACCTTCCTTATTACCACCGGAAAAGCTCGCAGTAATGACAAACGTTTTGTCAAAATTACCATACGACGTATTATGGAAGTGGGACGGGGAGGAGCTGCCAGTGAAAGCaagcaatataaaattttataaatggttCCCCCAAGTTGATCTGTTAA AACATCCGAGTGTCAAGCTGTTTATAACTCAAGGAGGGATCCAATCAGCAGACGAAACGATAAATGCTGCTGTCCCTGTAATCGGCATTCCAATGATTGGTGACCAGTGGTACAATGTTcagaaatacgtaaaacatgGAGTTGGTCTGCAGATAGATTTGTCTGAATTAACTGAGGCAACTTTCGAGAACGCCGTGAGGAGAGTTATTGAAGACAAAAG TTTCAAGAGCAACATGATAAGACTCCGTTCGCTCATGAGGGAGCACCCAGTGCCGCCACTAGAGCTTGCTGTGTGGTGGGTGGAGCATACACTGCGACATGGCGGTCAGCACCTGCGCTCCCCCGCAGCGGGGCTCACCTGGACAGAGTATTATGAAGTGCCCTTAGTCCTCACTGTTTTAGCTATAGTTTTAAGTATCTTTTTAGTTATAGTTTTACTGGTATTGTATGTAGTACGGATAGTGAGAAAGTATGTTTCGAGCAAAAGTTATATACGGAATAAGCAAAAAGTTAATtag
- the LOC123703021 gene encoding UDP-glucosyltransferase 2-like, with translation MQLPSLVVVIVLIANIISITNAARILAVFPTPSISHQVAFRPLTHELARRGHDVTVITPKPAFPKGQALANLTEIDVHFSSDGSAEDFALPQGDKNGYIRLIQDLFKSVTIIFEKQWQIPEARKLFNQKFDLIIVEEYIRPTLGLGHAFKAPVIQFSSGGTIPPVYNVFGAPSHPLLYPHTSAQRLYNLTLYEKAEELLKYTFIEYIMSSIVEFEYQMMKRTFGNDVPNYEELQKNVQLLFLNEHPIWADNHPVPPNIVYVGGIHQSPEKELPKEFKTVLDSSKNGVIYISFGSNAKSSLLPPEKIAVMTNVLSKLPYDVIWKWETDELPGKSNNIKIYKWLPQVDILKHPKIKLFITQGGIQSADETINAAVPVIGIPMFADQWYNVEKYVKHGVGLQIDLPELTESTFENAVRRVIEDKSFKNNMIRLRSLMREHPVPPLELAVWWVEHILRHGGQHLRSPAAGLTWTQYYEVPLVLSAVAICFSVLVVIVVLVLAMVRIVRKYVWGISYKQNKKKNN, from the exons ATGCAGTTACCAAGTTTAGTTGTAGTAATAGTTTTAATagcaaatataatttcaataacaaaTGCGGCACGAATATTAGCAGTATTTCCAACTCCATCGATAAGCCATCAAGTAGCGTTTCGACCGTTAACACACGAGCTAGCAAGAAGAGGTCATGACGTCACAGTAATAACCCCAAAACCAGCCTTCCCCAAAGGCCAGGCTCTGGCTAACTTGACTGAGATCGATGTCCATTTCTCTTCAGATGGCTCAGCGGAAGACTTTGCCTTGCCTCAGGGAGATAAAAATGGATATATCCGACTGATTCAGGATCTTTTTAAAAgtgtaacaataatatttgaaaagcAGTGGCAAATTCCAGAAGCACGTAAATTGTTTAATCAGAAGTTCGATTTAATAATCGTAGAAGAGTATATTCGACCTACTTTGGGATTAGGTCATGCTTTCAAAGCCCCAGTTATACAATTCAGTTCAGGGGGAACAATTCCTCCTGTTTACAATGTGTTTGGAGCACCTTCGCATCCTCTCCTGTATCCACATACATCCGCACAAAGGCTATACAACCTTACTCTCTATGAAAAGGCTGAAGAATTATTGAAGTACACTttcattgaatatattatgtcatccATAGTGGAATTCGAATATCAGATGATGAAAAGAACTTTTGGTAACGACGTGCCGAATTATGAAGAGCTACAGAAGAATGTCcagttgttatttttaaatgaacatCCGATTTGGGCGGATAACCACCCTGTGCCACCTAATATTGTTTACGTTGGAGGTATTCATCAAAGCCCAGAAAAAGAATTACCCAAG gaatTTAAAACAGTTTTAGACTCATCGAAGAATGGAGTAATATACATCAGTTTTGGTTCTAACGCCAAATCTTCCTTACTTCCACCTGAAAAAATTGCTGTAATGACGAATGTTTTGTCTAAATTACCATATGACGTCATATGGAAATGGGAAACAGACGAGCTACCAGGAAAatcaaacaatataaaaatttataaatggcTCCCTCAAGTTGATATTCTAA AGCATCCGAAAATCAAGCTATTCATAACTCAAGGAGGTATCCAATCAGCAGATGAAACTATTAATGCTGCAGTACCTGTTATCGGTATTCCAATGTTTGCTGACCAATGGTATAATGTCGAGAAATACGTGAAACATGGAGTTGGTCTGCAAATAGATCTGCCTGAACTAACTGAGTCAACTTTCGAGAACGCAGTGAGGAGAGTTATTGAAGATAAAAG TTTCAAGAACAACATGATAAGACTTCGTTCGCTCATGAGGGAGCACCCAGTGCCGCCACTAGAGCTGGCTGTGTGGTGGGTGGAGCATATACTGCGACATGGCGGTCAGCACCTGCGCTCCCCCGCAGCGGGGCTCACCTGGACACAGTATTATGAAGTGCCCTTAGTCCTTTCTGCTGTAGCTATATGTTTCAGTGTCCTGGTAGTTATAGTTGTATTGGTATTGGCTATGGTACGAATAGTGAGAAAGTATGTTTGGGGCAtaagttataaacaaaataagaaaaaaaataattag